ggtaagcaatggacatccgaaacatcagAATCGtcaaaagtgcgttgccggccttgttgttggggaatcgggattgggcACCCGTTCCTatgcttaaaattaattatttgtcgTATGTGGCTACTAATTATCTATCAAACTAATATAAAACggatactaatataatataaaacgaAACAACAAGAACATGatcgcatttatttatttacaaccatCTAAATTGGTATTATCAATAACTTGCCTCCAGTCTACCGAAACCAAGCATACCAGGGTATCCTCCTGGTAACCCTACACCGTTCGGTATCACTCCAGGCACTTGATTAGGAGCACTTTCTACAAAACCAATATTGCTAGCTCCACTACTATAGTTCACTGCACCAATACCACTTGTCGGTACCACGCCTTCTAAACCAACTGTCCCTTGGAAAGGGAGTCTCCCTGTCACTAGAACAACACCATCAATAAGCAGATTGTCGGAGAATATCGACACTCCTGCTGGTCCAATAGCTGCGTAGGGGGCTGAAGTGTCTATGATCAGGTTTCCACCAATAACACGGCCATAGATCGGTGCGACTGGAGCCACACTTGCCATGTTCCAGCCTTCAACAATTGGCATGTTTCCACACACCGGTTCACGAAGATATGCAGGAGGTACGCACGCACTGAAGACCGACtgtggaaataaataaacaatcaaatacAAGATCgatcaataaaaaagttttatggATAAAATCTTTACCTCAAAGAATATGGTCTGAATgcagacaaaaaatattactttcagCGACATCGCCCCCATTTTATGGAaccaaaatttaaaataataatgtttaacgAGTTACGTGAGTTTGTGTTTTATAGTTTGTGAGCTTATCAGTCAGTGTAACATCTcttgcataattttatttttgtaattaagtagGCATTTACTTTTAGTAAGTAGACATTGCATGATTAGAAATTGCAAAACAATGTgatgattaataataaaacttaatagaCTAATAATTTAGTAGActtgattataaaaatagaatctaGTTCAAGCTAGGTGCATGTGCATTGTGCACGGTAGTGCTGACTTCGAGTAATGCACTTGTTTGAGTTATGCGAGATATTTGCTaagttttcaaattaattataagtaaattaaattaaaacgatGACGAGTTCAGATATAAAAATGTGTCGTATCTTGTTAAAATGCTTCAACAAAAGATTTCTTATGTTTCGTATAAGACCAAAATGATGAAATCAATGAAATCAGTGTCAAAATGTCGTAACATGCGAGTAATGGAACGTTTTCTAAGCTGTCAAGTGTGTCAAAGTGTCAATGGTCGCCAGCTAGTTGTCAGTCAGTTTTATTTACCATCTTTCAATACGATTTGtttttcacaataaaaattaGCAATATCTCTCattaattcttatttaaataagttaaaaacaTGAGTTGTTTCGAGAATATGACTATGCCTAGTTGTGTGTGGTTCGAAGGCGGAGAGAAGCGCAATATTGTGGCATCTATAATATCAGGACTTTTGGTTTGTATTTGATGAATCATGCTATATTTCTATTCATTCAAGTTAGAAGGACACATAAATAGCAAATATTGATGATTTTAGTCCATTTTAAGGCTTTATTTAGCATGATTAGTTGATAAtcttaaacaatgtttattatcTGTTGTGAAACTTCGACAAGATCAGCAATATTTGCATTCAGCAATACTTTACATTCACATTGAATATTAAACAatagtaatgtttatttgtacaATACTTATGGTTAATTATTTGCTTTTCTCTAGTTCTTTACAGGATGGTGGTTTATCATAGATGCTGCGACAGTGTACCCTGGAAACCTGCCCAATGCATCTCATGTGTGTGGTGTGATGGCTACCCTATCACTCATCATGATCAACTCCGTGTCAAATGCACAGGTCAGTGACACCTTATAAGATATACAATAAACTTTTGATTGGTGGACTCAGGTCTAACAAAGGGAAAGTAGGTAAAGTAACATGTGTTCTATGTCAAGGGATTTAgaaccaattttatttaattcaatgcTTATTCgacaaataaattgttcgagTGTATGGATGTGAGATTGTTATTCCCAAAGGACTTATAGTATAATTGGtgaaatgtgtttgttttatttaccttacaCCTAAGTGTATGTCGACCTACTTCCATAGGAATCAAAGACAATATATGTCATATCATGttgagtatttaaataaaataattataatatgttatagaCTTCTTGAATAGGTAATTGTTatcaaatttttaaataaaggacTCTGTTCAATGTTATCTAAGTCTGAATTGTATCACAAGTCTGTGTTGTGTTGAGTCTGCTGATGATAAACTTTTTATCTTTGTGAATCCCCAGTCTAATTTAGCATGCTTTTGAGTAATAGAGCTAATACATAAA
This genomic window from Spodoptera frugiperda isolate SF20-4 chromosome 28, AGI-APGP_CSIRO_Sfru_2.0, whole genome shotgun sequence contains:
- the LOC118265448 gene encoding chorion class B protein PC10-like; amino-acid sequence: MGAMSLKVIFFVCIQTIFFESVFSACVPPAYLREPVCGNMPIVEGWNMASVAPVAPIYGRVIGGNLIIDTSAPYAAIGPAGVSIFSDNLLIDGVVLVTGRLPFQGTVGLEGVVPTSGIGAVNYSSGASNIGFVESAPNQVPGVIPNGVGLPGGYPGMLGFGRLEASY